One stretch of Micromonospora cremea DNA includes these proteins:
- a CDS encoding alpha/beta fold hydrolase, giving the protein MAEFVLVAGAWLGSWVWDEVLPPLRAAGHGTHPLTLSGLAEKQGAPAGQQTHVQDIVGEIERRGLRDVVLVGHSYSGIPVGQAAERIGDRLTRVVFVDSEVPVDGRSFASGWWQGPAALESLLADNGGYWPPLSADDLDGQGLTDEQVARLTKGFTPHPGATLTEPAVLARPLGELPTTYVKCLLDGPEPNDTVAGLLSSEHWRLVTMDTGHWPMVSQPAELARLLLAAAA; this is encoded by the coding sequence ATGGCAGAGTTCGTACTGGTGGCGGGGGCGTGGCTGGGGTCGTGGGTGTGGGACGAGGTGCTGCCGCCGCTGCGCGCGGCCGGCCACGGCACCCACCCGCTGACCCTCTCCGGCCTCGCCGAGAAGCAGGGTGCGCCGGCCGGGCAGCAGACCCACGTGCAGGACATCGTCGGTGAGATCGAGCGGCGGGGCCTGCGCGACGTGGTGCTGGTCGGGCACAGCTACTCGGGCATCCCGGTGGGTCAGGCCGCCGAGCGGATCGGCGACCGGCTGACCCGGGTGGTCTTCGTCGACTCGGAGGTGCCGGTCGACGGCCGGTCGTTCGCGTCCGGCTGGTGGCAGGGCCCGGCGGCGTTGGAGTCGCTGCTCGCCGACAACGGCGGCTACTGGCCGCCGCTGAGCGCGGACGATCTCGACGGCCAGGGGCTCACCGACGAGCAGGTCGCCCGGCTGACCAAGGGCTTCACCCCGCACCCCGGCGCCACGCTGACCGAGCCGGCCGTGCTGGCCCGCCCGCTCGGCGAGCTGCCGACCACGTACGTCAAGTGCCTGCTCGACGGGCCCGAGCCCAACGACACCGTGGCCGGGTTGCTGTCCAGTGAGCACTGGCGACTGGTCACGATGGACACCGGCCACTGGCCGATGGTCTCCCAGCCCGCCGAGCTGGCCCGGCTGCTGCTGGCGGCAGCGGCCTGA
- a CDS encoding VOC family protein: MHRSRVYALLIDAPEAEAARAAAFWSAALGVSTRSDPAEPQFIGLHEALPGLVTAVQAVDDTPRFHLDIEADDVAAETARLIAVGATEVSRWLECRVLRVPGGHLVGVLPVASPPEIFAAQARTWP; this comes from the coding sequence GTGCACCGGAGCCGCGTCTATGCCCTGCTGATCGACGCCCCCGAGGCGGAGGCCGCCCGGGCGGCGGCGTTCTGGTCGGCGGCGCTGGGCGTCAGCACCCGGTCCGATCCCGCGGAGCCACAGTTCATTGGTCTGCACGAGGCGCTGCCCGGGCTGGTCACCGCGGTCCAGGCAGTCGATGACACGCCCCGCTTCCACCTCGACATCGAGGCCGACGACGTGGCAGCGGAGACGGCGCGGCTGATCGCCGTCGGTGCCACCGAGGTCTCGCGATGGCTGGAGTGCCGGGTCCTGCGAGTGCCCGGCGGGCATCTGGTCGGCGTCCTGCCGGTGGCGAGTCCGCCGGAGATCTTCGCTGCCCAGGCCCGGACCTGGCCGTGA